In Collimonas arenae, a single genomic region encodes these proteins:
- a CDS encoding Hpt domain-containing protein, which produces MNKSKHRPQHSDPLLPLNDSEIGLGDLFLASARQDIITIEQALARQDYHSIQLTVHSLKGAAMIFRMNPTVNATQRIEAVLNTGLDVDHAQLTVACNVLRELIERS; this is translated from the coding sequence ATGAACAAAAGCAAGCACAGGCCGCAGCACTCGGATCCGCTATTGCCTTTGAACGACTCCGAGATCGGACTTGGTGATTTGTTTCTGGCTAGCGCCCGGCAAGACATCATCACTATCGAACAGGCGCTTGCGCGTCAGGACTATCACTCTATACAGCTCACAGTGCACAGTTTGAAAGGTGCGGCGATGATTTTCCGCATGAATCCAACCGTCAACGCTACACAGCGCATTGAAGCGGTATTGAATACCGGCCTGGACGTTGATCACGCGCAGTTGACGGTGGCGTGCAATGTACTGCGCGAATTGATCGAACGCTCCTGA
- a CDS encoding GntR family transcriptional regulator, translating to MSKPKHPGRPSPLQLDLANRLIQQITTGELAVGTHLTEEGLASKFDVSRTPVKAALRLVAAQDLLDYHVNNGYFVCANTTSKPALDNSVTGISGDDLYRQLISDRAHNLLPDTMTETHFLERYSVSRSLLRGTLVRMAAEGLIEKRRGQGWNFPAIVNTSELTQESYQFRTLVECGGLLDSSFKIDAGQLRNSRLAHEKLLQQAEVDDSLSTFFSLNAAFHEMLARFSNNRFVLQAMQQQNQLRRLDEQITRYHGRRRIDACKEHLQIIEALENGNREWASALMRHHLATARDMK from the coding sequence ATGAGCAAACCCAAACATCCGGGCCGCCCCAGCCCGCTGCAACTCGATCTGGCAAACCGGTTGATTCAGCAAATCACTACCGGCGAATTGGCGGTCGGCACACACCTGACCGAAGAAGGACTGGCAAGCAAGTTTGACGTGTCGCGAACGCCTGTAAAAGCGGCATTACGCCTGGTGGCGGCGCAAGATCTGCTGGACTATCACGTCAACAACGGCTATTTCGTCTGCGCCAACACAACGTCCAAGCCGGCACTGGATAACTCCGTCACGGGAATAAGCGGCGATGATCTGTATCGGCAGCTGATCAGTGACCGCGCGCACAATCTCTTGCCAGACACCATGACTGAAACGCATTTCCTGGAACGCTACTCCGTCTCGCGCAGCCTTTTAAGAGGAACGTTGGTGCGTATGGCAGCAGAGGGTTTAATTGAAAAGCGGCGGGGTCAGGGCTGGAATTTTCCGGCCATTGTCAACACCTCCGAACTGACCCAGGAAAGCTATCAGTTCCGGACCTTGGTGGAATGCGGCGGCCTGCTGGACAGCAGTTTCAAAATCGATGCCGGTCAACTCCGGAATAGCCGCCTGGCGCATGAGAAATTACTGCAACAGGCCGAAGTAGATGATTCGCTCAGCACCTTCTTTTCACTCAACGCTGCATTCCACGAAATGCTCGCGCGTTTTTCCAACAATCGTTTCGTGTTACAGGCGATGCAACAGCAAAACCAGTTAAGGCGCCTGGACGAACAGATCACGCGATATCACGGCCGACGCCGGATTGACGCATGCAAGGAACATTTGCAAATCATCGAGGCCCTGGAAAACGGCAACCGGGAATGGGCATCTGCCCTAATGCGCCATCATTTAGCAACCGCCCGCGACATGAAATAG
- a CDS encoding methyl-accepting chemotaxis protein, translating to MKTLSLKAKLWLVLAVMWIGLLLLAGWSALNTRNTMMSEREAGLKNVVETAAGVVKGYADDAAAGKISLADAQSQALRRISTMRYAQDNYVFVFDSRPVVLMHPTSKDIVDKNVGERKDTEGKLYYVEMVKVGKEQKQGIVHYMGRLPGTVDTRAEKISQVNYFAPWDWFLVSGVFVNDVQLAFYDNLLKQLLIMFVIGATVSATMLLIIRSVTRSLGGEPGYAAAIATRIAAGELDISVQVDSRDNASLLYAMRQMQQQLVAAIREIRDGTHQIGASIQEISAGNGNLSARTEQQAASLQQTAASMEQLTATVRQNADNARQAGQLAQSASGIAAKGGEVVGQVVHTMQGITDSSKRIADIIGVIDGIAFQTNILALNAAVEAARAGEQGRGFAVVASEVRNLAQRSAQAAKEIKELIGDSVSKVDGGSELVSRAGRTMDEIVQAVKRVADIMGEVTVASEEQRGGIEQVNQAVMQMDQVTQQNAALVEEVATAAESLEGQAQRLQDAVSVFQVGEPMRARAIVKRRAAPPLVKPVLSSTPVLKAIRPAPAASRKAPVVKLAASNAADWESF from the coding sequence ATGAAAACCCTGAGTCTGAAAGCAAAACTGTGGCTGGTGCTGGCGGTCATGTGGATCGGCTTGCTGTTGCTGGCCGGCTGGTCGGCCTTGAATACACGTAACACCATGATGAGCGAACGTGAAGCCGGATTGAAGAATGTGGTGGAGACCGCGGCAGGTGTCGTCAAAGGTTATGCTGACGATGCCGCCGCCGGCAAGATAAGCCTGGCCGATGCGCAAAGCCAGGCGCTGCGGCGCATCAGCACGATGCGTTATGCACAGGATAACTACGTGTTCGTATTCGATTCACGGCCGGTGGTGCTGATGCATCCGACCAGCAAGGATATCGTCGACAAGAACGTCGGCGAGCGCAAGGATACGGAAGGCAAGCTGTATTACGTTGAAATGGTCAAGGTCGGCAAGGAGCAAAAGCAGGGTATCGTCCATTACATGGGACGTTTGCCGGGTACGGTCGATACCCGAGCCGAAAAGATCAGCCAGGTCAACTATTTTGCTCCCTGGGACTGGTTCCTGGTGTCAGGTGTTTTTGTGAATGACGTACAGCTTGCGTTCTATGACAATCTGCTGAAGCAGTTGCTGATCATGTTTGTGATCGGCGCTACCGTCTCGGCTACCATGCTTTTGATCATTCGCAGCGTCACGCGTAGCCTGGGTGGCGAGCCGGGCTACGCCGCCGCGATAGCGACCAGGATTGCCGCCGGCGAGCTGGACATATCAGTGCAGGTGGATAGCCGGGACAACGCTAGTTTGCTCTATGCGATGCGGCAGATGCAGCAGCAACTGGTTGCAGCGATCAGAGAAATCCGCGACGGTACGCATCAGATTGGCGCATCGATCCAGGAAATTTCTGCGGGCAACGGCAATTTGTCGGCGCGCACCGAGCAGCAAGCAGCTTCTCTGCAACAGACCGCCGCGAGCATGGAGCAACTCACGGCGACCGTTCGCCAAAACGCCGACAACGCCAGGCAGGCAGGGCAATTGGCGCAAAGCGCTTCAGGCATCGCTGCCAAAGGCGGCGAGGTGGTGGGGCAGGTAGTGCACACCATGCAAGGCATCACCGACAGCTCCAAGCGCATCGCCGACATCATCGGCGTGATCGACGGTATCGCATTCCAGACCAATATCCTTGCGCTGAATGCCGCAGTCGAGGCTGCCAGGGCGGGTGAGCAGGGGCGTGGCTTTGCGGTGGTGGCGTCCGAAGTGCGCAACCTGGCGCAACGCAGCGCCCAGGCAGCCAAGGAAATCAAGGAGCTGATTGGCGATTCGGTCAGCAAGGTCGATGGCGGTTCGGAACTGGTCAGCCGGGCTGGCCGCACCATGGATGAAATCGTACAGGCAGTGAAGCGCGTCGCCGATATCATGGGCGAGGTAACGGTGGCATCGGAAGAGCAGCGCGGCGGCATCGAGCAAGTCAACCAGGCCGTGATGCAGATGGATCAGGTGACGCAGCAAAATGCGGCGTTGGTGGAAGAGGTGGCAACCGCGGCCGAATCGCTGGAAGGACAGGCGCAACGGTTGCAGGATGCCGTGTCGGTGTTCCAGGTGGGCGAGCCGATGCGGGCCAGGGCGATCGTCAAACGCAGAGCAGCACCGCCGCTCGTCAAGCCAGTGCTTAGCTCGACGCCAGTACTGAAAGCGATCCGGCCCGCTCCAGCCGCCAGCCGCAAGGCGCCGGTGGTCAAGCTGGCGGCGTCAAACGCGGCCGACTGGGAATCGTTTTAG
- a CDS encoding OsmC family protein — protein MASVHLQSSTGYGQQIQARTHQLRADEPLDNGGTDSGPAPYELLLAGLAACTSLTLRMYADRKQWELGMIDVRLRFSRDDQGQEKIDRTVAFGAALSEEQIARLAEICEKTPVTKTIRQGTPIATVLQRTRLDASS, from the coding sequence ATGGCGTCTGTACATTTACAAAGCAGTACCGGTTATGGCCAGCAAATCCAGGCGCGGACGCACCAGTTACGTGCCGATGAGCCGCTTGATAACGGCGGCACCGATAGCGGTCCCGCTCCTTACGAATTGCTGCTGGCCGGATTGGCCGCGTGTACTTCGCTGACCCTGCGCATGTATGCTGATCGCAAGCAGTGGGAACTGGGTATGATCGATGTCCGCCTGCGCTTTTCCCGCGACGATCAAGGGCAGGAAAAGATTGATCGCACGGTCGCTTTCGGCGCGGCGCTGAGCGAAGAGCAGATTGCCAGGCTGGCTGAAATCTGCGAAAAAACACCTGTCACCAAAACCATTCGCCAGGGCACGCCGATTGCTACCGTCTTGCAACGGACCAGGCTCGATGCGTCCAGCTAA
- a CDS encoding methyl-accepting chemotaxis protein, which translates to MKQWTIRQRMLVSFGVILLLMGFMAGISYLKLQAIEHETNSFQADSMPGLELSTAIRSTWFQSYLLVLQLVTVDIQPEQHKQDLATLLSDREKMDQLMADYDKTIFQDQDRSNFNGFKAARIQYERLTSEVLKLDEAQKNPQARSLLIEQLQPAWQQGRAAATQLRDFNQQSEVHSVDKIVAAVIVAKSTLLTALAIALIVSLICGFFLLRAITRPMEALVAALEVIRSGDLSQRLNLNRHDEFQALEVGLNRMSDELTGLVGQAQKSAIQVTTSVVEIAATAKQQQATANETAATTTEIGATSREIYSTSRELVSTMNEVSSGAEEAARLGGAGQAGLTQMEDTMHHVMDAAGSVNAKLAILNEKASNINQVVTTITKVAGQTNLLSLNAAIEAEKAGEYGRGFSVVAIEIRRLADQTAVATYDIEQMVKEIQSAVSAGVMGMDKFSEEVRRGIADVQNVGAQLSQIILQVQALTPRFQSVHEGVQAQAVGAEQISQALGQLSEAAQQSVESLRQSSQAIDELTLTANGLRNGVSRFKLKTS; encoded by the coding sequence GTGAAGCAATGGACTATTCGTCAACGGATGCTGGTCAGTTTTGGCGTGATTCTGCTACTGATGGGATTCATGGCAGGTATCAGCTATCTCAAGCTGCAAGCCATCGAACACGAGACCAACAGTTTCCAGGCTGATTCCATGCCGGGACTGGAACTGAGCACCGCTATCCGCTCGACCTGGTTCCAAAGCTATTTGCTGGTACTGCAACTAGTCACCGTCGATATCCAGCCGGAACAACACAAGCAAGATCTGGCGACGCTGCTGTCCGACAGGGAAAAAATGGACCAGTTGATGGCGGACTACGACAAGACCATTTTTCAAGACCAGGACCGCAGCAATTTCAATGGATTCAAAGCAGCGCGTATCCAGTATGAGCGCCTCACGTCTGAAGTCTTGAAACTGGACGAGGCGCAAAAGAACCCCCAGGCTCGCAGCCTGCTGATTGAGCAACTGCAACCGGCGTGGCAGCAGGGACGCGCTGCCGCTACCCAATTGCGCGACTTCAACCAACAGTCTGAAGTGCATTCGGTCGACAAGATCGTAGCCGCGGTGATCGTCGCCAAGAGCACATTGCTGACGGCGCTGGCGATTGCCTTGATAGTCTCGCTGATTTGCGGCTTCTTCTTGCTGCGCGCCATCACACGGCCGATGGAAGCACTGGTTGCAGCGCTGGAAGTGATCCGTTCCGGCGATTTATCGCAGCGCCTTAACCTCAATCGCCATGACGAATTCCAGGCATTGGAAGTCGGCCTCAACCGCATGTCGGACGAGTTGACGGGCCTGGTCGGACAAGCGCAAAAATCTGCCATCCAGGTGACTACCTCGGTCGTCGAAATTGCCGCCACCGCCAAACAGCAGCAGGCCACCGCCAACGAAACCGCCGCCACGACCACCGAGATCGGCGCCACTTCTCGCGAAATTTATTCGACCTCGCGGGAACTGGTCAGCACCATGAATGAGGTATCTTCCGGTGCCGAAGAAGCCGCGCGGCTGGGCGGCGCTGGCCAGGCTGGTCTGACACAGATGGAAGACACCATGCATCATGTGATGGATGCCGCCGGTTCGGTCAACGCCAAGCTGGCGATCCTCAACGAAAAAGCCAGCAATATCAACCAGGTGGTTACTACTATCACCAAGGTGGCGGGACAAACCAACCTGTTGTCGCTGAACGCCGCCATTGAGGCTGAAAAAGCCGGCGAATATGGCCGGGGATTTTCGGTGGTAGCGATTGAAATCCGCCGCCTTGCCGATCAAACCGCCGTGGCTACCTACGATATCGAACAAATGGTCAAGGAAATCCAGTCAGCAGTGTCGGCCGGCGTGATGGGCATGGATAAATTCTCGGAAGAAGTCAGGCGCGGCATCGCCGATGTGCAAAACGTCGGCGCCCAGCTCTCGCAAATCATACTCCAGGTGCAGGCGCTGACGCCACGCTTCCAGTCGGTGCATGAAGGCGTGCAGGCGCAAGCCGTGGGTGCCGAGCAAATTAGCCAGGCACTGGGGCAATTGAGTGAAGCCGCCCAGCAAAGCGTTGAATCGCTGCGCCAGTCGAGCCAGGCGATTGACGAACTGACGCTGACGGCAAACGGCTTGCGCAATGGCGTATCGCGCTTCAAGTTGAAGACAAGCTAA
- a CDS encoding methyltransferase, with translation MTALEQPMIHWVEEDQPRSARWRSESGNPAPKRVVIADDRMTADAAYRLACEGTGMLWRGDFQNARQLLQALARRAEPKPKKRPKLPATPTDAFNLHRQAQSQRARTLGMLLLPFEADYSIPLRRAPDVQQACNEAYGAPTDSFVTSLRELQGLIGAHEWRKKGVDIPALGDRIHPHYGVYSPVRGEYIGLVAEAPLPSTRLAFDIGTGTGVLAALLAKRGVTSIVATDMDPRALSCAKENLLRLNLDGQVKLMETDLFPEGRAPLVICNPPWIPARPSSPIEHAVYDPESRMLRGFLSGLAAHLEPGGEGWLILSDLAEHLGLRSRDELLAAIAAGGLKVVGKIDVRPQHPKVSDQADPLHSARAAELTSLWRLAAA, from the coding sequence ATGACTGCGCTCGAACAGCCGATGATCCACTGGGTCGAGGAAGATCAGCCGCGCTCGGCGCGCTGGCGCTCGGAAAGCGGCAATCCGGCGCCGAAACGGGTGGTGATTGCAGATGACAGGATGACAGCCGACGCTGCTTACCGGCTCGCCTGCGAAGGCACCGGCATGTTGTGGCGCGGTGATTTCCAGAATGCCCGCCAGCTGCTGCAAGCGCTGGCGCGCCGGGCCGAGCCCAAGCCGAAGAAGCGGCCCAAGCTGCCGGCCACGCCGACCGATGCCTTCAATCTGCATCGCCAGGCACAATCGCAGCGTGCCCGCACTCTTGGCATGCTGTTGTTGCCGTTCGAAGCCGATTACAGCATTCCCTTGCGGCGTGCGCCGGATGTGCAACAGGCTTGCAATGAAGCCTATGGCGCACCGACAGACTCGTTCGTGACCTCGTTGCGCGAATTGCAGGGGCTGATTGGCGCCCATGAATGGCGCAAGAAGGGCGTCGACATTCCTGCGTTGGGAGATCGCATTCATCCGCACTACGGCGTCTATTCACCGGTGCGCGGCGAGTACATCGGCCTGGTGGCCGAGGCGCCGCTGCCATCGACCAGGCTGGCGTTCGATATTGGCACCGGCACCGGCGTGCTGGCGGCATTGTTGGCCAAGCGCGGCGTAACAAGCATCGTGGCGACGGATATGGATCCGCGCGCGCTGTCCTGCGCCAAGGAAAACCTGTTGCGGCTGAACCTGGACGGCCAGGTAAAGCTGATGGAGACTGACCTGTTCCCCGAGGGCCGGGCGCCGCTGGTGATTTGCAACCCGCCGTGGATTCCGGCGCGGCCCAGCTCGCCCATCGAGCACGCTGTATATGATCCCGAAAGCCGCATGCTGCGCGGTTTCCTGAGCGGCCTGGCGGCGCATCTGGAGCCAGGCGGCGAGGGCTGGCTGATCTTGTCCGATCTGGCTGAGCATCTCGGGCTGCGTTCGCGCGACGAATTGCTGGCAGCAATTGCTGCGGGCGGTTTGAAGGTCGTGGGGAAGATCGACGTCAGGCCGCAGCATCCTAAGGTATCGGACCAGGCTGACCCTTTGCACTCCGCACGCGCTGCGGAACTGACATCCTTGTGGCGGTTGGCTGCGGCTTGA
- a CDS encoding methyl-accepting chemotaxis protein, with product MNKLSFTQKLWLPLLVSLLALFAVSLFNAYQARQIRLDERKSDLINVSSTALSVIKEYGALAASGALAKSEAQQQALARIKAMRYGKDGYFSISTSNEMMVMHPIKPELDGKSMSDFKDPEGNPVFVLISKAGRQPGGGFINYVWPRIGAAEAVPKMSFAIGYQPWDWISTTGIYVDDLNQAFMQSLYQAGGILLAVGLMLGALVAYSNRSMLQAIGGDPGIAAEIANRIAGGDLSLDIATRPGDKSSLVYAMKCMRASLLQTISNIKSSADTIATASAQIASGNLDLSSRTEQQAGSLEETASAMEELTSTVRQNAENAQQANQLATTASQVATQSSVVVAQVVDTMGSIRNSSRKIVDIIGVIDGIAFQTNILALNAAVEAARAGEQGRGFAVVASEVRNLAQRSAAAAKEIKVLIDDSVNQVGSGSKLVEQAGTTMEEVVNSVKRVTDIVGEIATASREQSIGIEQVNHSITQMDEVTQQNAALVEQAAAAAASLQEQAASLAQTVSVFKTDGDHASHAVADRYAADIAPGRRQHAAWDATQRAAA from the coding sequence ATGAATAAACTATCTTTTACGCAAAAACTCTGGCTGCCGCTGCTGGTCAGCTTGCTGGCGTTATTTGCCGTCTCCTTGTTTAACGCCTATCAGGCGCGACAGATTCGCCTGGATGAGCGCAAAAGCGATTTGATTAATGTGTCCAGTACGGCATTGAGCGTCATCAAGGAGTATGGGGCACTGGCCGCCAGCGGCGCACTGGCCAAGAGCGAGGCGCAACAGCAGGCGCTGGCGCGGATCAAGGCCATGCGTTACGGCAAGGATGGTTATTTTTCAATATCGACGTCGAATGAAATGATGGTCATGCATCCGATCAAGCCTGAGCTGGACGGCAAGAGCATGAGTGATTTCAAGGACCCTGAAGGCAACCCGGTATTTGTCTTGATTTCCAAGGCAGGCAGGCAGCCAGGCGGCGGTTTCATCAATTATGTCTGGCCGCGCATCGGCGCCGCTGAAGCGGTGCCCAAGATGTCGTTCGCCATCGGCTACCAGCCGTGGGACTGGATATCCACCACCGGCATCTATGTCGACGACCTGAACCAGGCTTTCATGCAGTCGCTGTATCAGGCTGGCGGCATATTGCTGGCGGTTGGACTGATGCTGGGCGCGCTGGTCGCCTATTCCAATCGCAGCATGCTGCAGGCGATCGGCGGCGATCCTGGAATTGCGGCCGAGATCGCTAACCGGATTGCCGGCGGCGACCTCAGCCTGGATATAGCAACGCGCCCGGGCGACAAGAGCAGCCTGGTCTACGCCATGAAATGCATGCGCGCTTCGTTGCTGCAGACCATTTCGAATATCAAGAGTTCGGCCGATACGATTGCTACTGCCTCGGCGCAGATTGCCAGCGGTAATCTGGATTTGTCCAGCCGTACCGAACAACAAGCCGGATCGCTGGAGGAAACCGCTTCGGCGATGGAGGAGCTCACCTCAACTGTCCGGCAAAATGCAGAGAATGCGCAGCAAGCCAATCAACTGGCCACCACAGCCTCGCAAGTAGCGACCCAAAGCAGTGTCGTGGTGGCGCAGGTGGTCGATACCATGGGCAGCATTCGCAATTCTTCACGCAAAATCGTGGACATCATCGGGGTAATTGACGGCATCGCTTTCCAGACCAATATCCTGGCCTTGAATGCGGCGGTGGAGGCCGCGCGCGCGGGCGAGCAGGGACGCGGTTTTGCCGTAGTCGCTTCCGAAGTGCGCAACCTGGCGCAGCGTTCCGCAGCGGCTGCCAAGGAAATCAAGGTATTGATCGACGACTCCGTCAATCAGGTCGGCAGCGGCAGCAAGCTGGTCGAACAGGCTGGGACGACCATGGAAGAAGTCGTCAATAGCGTCAAGCGCGTCACCGATATCGTCGGAGAAATCGCCACCGCCAGCCGAGAGCAGAGCATCGGGATTGAACAAGTCAATCATTCAATTACGCAAATGGACGAGGTGACCCAGCAAAACGCTGCGCTCGTAGAGCAAGCTGCTGCGGCCGCGGCTTCGCTGCAGGAGCAGGCAGCCAGCCTGGCGCAAACGGTAAGCGTGTTCAAGACCGATGGCGATCATGCCTCGCATGCGGTTGCGGACAGGTACGCCGCCGATATCGCGCCAGGACGTCGGCAACATGCCGCCTGGGATGCAACGCAACGGGCGGCGGCCTAG
- a CDS encoding YceI family protein: protein MPYNRIIPLQKLLRSSLLLLAFGSNASYAADRYLIDSEHTFSYFEYNHWGLSMQRSRFDLTTGSIELDRDSQSGNIEIDIDAASISTGSDNFNQIMRSSDFFDAANFPKISFKSSSLHFEGPQLTAVDGDLTIKGISHPVTLQISNFNCRFMLIYGKQTCGANGSASILRSDYKLGRYVPFVSDAVTLHISVEAIKEY from the coding sequence ATGCCCTACAACCGGATCATTCCCCTGCAAAAACTGTTACGTTCTTCGCTGCTGCTACTGGCGTTTGGCAGCAATGCCAGTTACGCCGCTGACCGCTATCTTATCGATAGCGAACACACGTTTTCGTACTTTGAATACAATCATTGGGGATTGTCGATGCAGCGCAGCCGCTTCGACTTGACGACCGGTTCAATTGAGCTTGACCGCGATAGCCAGAGCGGCAATATTGAGATTGACATCGACGCGGCGTCGATCAGCACCGGCAGCGATAACTTCAACCAGATCATGCGCTCCAGCGATTTTTTTGACGCGGCTAATTTTCCCAAGATCAGTTTCAAATCCTCGAGCCTGCATTTTGAAGGGCCGCAACTCACGGCGGTGGATGGCGACCTGACAATCAAAGGCATCAGCCATCCTGTCACACTGCAAATCAGCAATTTCAATTGTCGCTTCATGCTGATTTACGGCAAGCAAACCTGCGGCGCCAACGGTTCCGCCAGCATCTTGCGTAGTGATTACAAGCTGGGGCGCTATGTACCGTTCGTCAGCGATGCAGTAACGCTGCACATTAGTGTCGAGGCCATCAAGGAATATTGA
- a CDS encoding chaperone modulator CbpM, with translation MASLLVEAVWLNEASGCSLDELVEYSGLSHAELAELVALGAIEPEVEPGRDMAAEYVFRSQTIVVARKARRLRDDFELDTQGLAMALNLLQRIQMLEAKLAAADARLPHPV, from the coding sequence ATGGCTAGTCTGTTAGTAGAAGCCGTTTGGTTAAACGAGGCGAGCGGATGTTCACTGGATGAATTGGTGGAGTATTCAGGCCTTAGTCACGCCGAACTGGCGGAACTGGTGGCGTTGGGTGCGATTGAGCCGGAAGTTGAGCCCGGTCGCGACATGGCGGCGGAATACGTATTTCGCTCACAGACCATTGTGGTAGCCAGGAAGGCGCGGCGGCTGCGGGATGACTTTGAACTGGATACCCAAGGCCTGGCGATGGCGCTCAATCTGCTGCAGCGTATCCAGATGCTGGAAGCCAAACTTGCTGCAGCGGATGCGCGCTTGCCGCATCCCGTCTGA
- a CDS encoding NADPH-dependent FMN reductase, whose translation MTKIVGVAGSLRSGSLNAALLRAAVDLMPAGSSLEIGTIKGIPLYDGDLEQAEGIPAAVTVLKEQIAVADALLLVTPEYNNSMPGVFKNALDWLSRPPADSARIFNGRRVAVIGASPGGFGTILSQNAWLPVLRTLGMQPWFGGRLMVSRAGKVFNESGELVDEQVRDQLREFNRNFVEFLKN comes from the coding sequence ATGACGAAAATAGTCGGAGTCGCCGGAAGTTTGCGCAGCGGCTCGCTCAACGCCGCACTGTTGCGCGCGGCAGTCGATCTCATGCCGGCCGGGTCCTCGCTGGAAATCGGCACCATTAAAGGCATTCCTTTGTATGACGGCGACCTGGAACAGGCTGAAGGCATTCCGGCCGCCGTAACCGTATTGAAGGAACAGATAGCGGTTGCCGATGCTTTGTTGCTGGTGACCCCGGAATACAATAATTCAATGCCGGGCGTATTCAAGAATGCGCTCGACTGGCTATCGCGGCCGCCGGCTGACAGCGCGCGTATTTTCAACGGCCGGCGAGTCGCTGTCATCGGCGCTTCGCCGGGCGGGTTCGGCACAATTCTGTCGCAAAACGCCTGGCTGCCGGTGTTGCGCACGCTTGGCATGCAGCCGTGGTTTGGCGGCCGCCTGATGGTGTCGCGCGCTGGCAAGGTATTCAATGAAAGCGGCGAGCTGGTGGATGAGCAAGTACGCGATCAATTGCGTGAATTCAATCGGAATTTCGTTGAATTCCTGAAAAATTAA
- a CDS encoding DnaJ C-terminal domain-containing protein has protein sequence MKYKDYYSALGVERTASAAEIKQAYRKLAHKYHPDVSKDPTGEEKFKDIAEAYSTLKDAEKRAAYDQLGRHQPGENVEPPHSWQQGFSDGGTTFGDVDMADILAAFAASRQGGQGGRARPSRGEDYEVNTPITLEQIYDGGETDVRLSMPEYDEHGKLHRVPRTFRVRIPKGAEDGQRLRLAGKGGQGSDGGKHGDLYVMMKLIPHPLYRVTGKDLYFDLPLTPWEAVLGATVQVPTLGGKVELSIPAGTAANRQFRMAKRGLPSAGGEQGNLFAVVRIEVPKAATARERELFEQLAAESTFNPRQHLN, from the coding sequence ATGAAATATAAAGACTATTACAGCGCGTTGGGAGTTGAGCGAACCGCCTCGGCTGCCGAAATCAAGCAGGCTTACCGCAAGCTGGCGCATAAATATCATCCAGATGTTTCCAAGGACCCAACCGGCGAAGAGAAATTCAAGGATATCGCTGAAGCTTACTCTACGTTGAAGGATGCGGAGAAGCGCGCGGCCTACGATCAGCTGGGACGTCACCAGCCCGGCGAAAACGTCGAACCGCCGCATTCTTGGCAACAGGGTTTCAGCGATGGCGGCACCACCTTCGGCGACGTCGATATGGCCGACATCCTGGCTGCCTTTGCCGCATCGCGTCAGGGTGGGCAGGGTGGCAGAGCGCGGCCGAGCAGAGGCGAAGACTATGAAGTCAATACCCCGATTACACTTGAGCAGATCTACGATGGCGGCGAAACCGATGTCCGCCTGAGCATGCCGGAATACGATGAGCACGGTAAATTGCACCGTGTGCCGCGTACCTTCCGGGTTCGCATACCAAAAGGGGCTGAAGACGGCCAGCGGCTACGCCTGGCTGGCAAGGGCGGACAGGGCAGCGATGGCGGCAAGCACGGTGACCTGTATGTGATGATGAAGCTGATTCCGCATCCTTTGTACCGTGTCACTGGCAAAGACTTGTATTTCGATTTGCCGCTGACGCCGTGGGAGGCGGTGCTGGGTGCGACGGTCCAGGTGCCCACTTTAGGCGGCAAGGTGGAATTGAGCATCCCCGCCGGCACTGCTGCCAACCGTCAGTTCCGGATGGCCAAGCGCGGTCTGCCATCCGCCGGTGGCGAGCAGGGTAATCTGTTTGCCGTCGTCCGGATAGAGGTGCCGAAGGCCGCCACGGCGCGCGAGCGCGAGTTGTTTGAGCAACTCGCTGCGGAATCGACTTTCAACCCTCGTCAGCATTTGAATTAA